The following are encoded in a window of Esox lucius isolate fEsoLuc1 chromosome 14, fEsoLuc1.pri, whole genome shotgun sequence genomic DNA:
- the prodha gene encoding proline dehydrogenase 1, mitochondrial, which yields MKYTLFNTSKLMSYTKVSTLSAIVRARSDNIRRICLSQGRFRSSVASTQPKEVEGGKEQHVDGCKVVKAVQADLISQTEKGTDGPTQKIAIDFDNTREAYKSKDNIELLRSLLVFKLCTFDFLVDKNKELMDLSKKVFGQQLFESLMKMTFYGQFVAGEDHNSIKPLIHKNQAFGVGSVLDYSVEEDLTQEEAEKKEMDACVSEAEKESPGIDHREKKYKAHRQFGDRRGGVISARTYFYADEAKCDNQMETFLNCIKASGGASVDGFSAIKMTALGRPQFLLQFSEVLVKWRRFFNLLAAHQGKSGMDALEQKLELGQLKESLTKLGVGNKDDIENWFTGEKLGSSGTIDLLDWNSLINDRTSISNLLVIPNYETGQLEPLLSKFTVEEEKQMKRMLQRVDVLAKHAVGNGVRLMVDAEQTYFQPAISRLTLEMQRIFNREKPIIFNTYQCYLKEAYDNVSVDVELSRREGWYFGAKLVRGAYMYQERSRAKEIGYEDPINPDYEATNRMYHKCLEFVLEEINQNRKANVMVASHNEDTVKFTLEKMNEMGLCPTENKVYFGQLLGMCDQISFPLGQAGFPVYKYVPYGPVNEVIPYLSRRALENRGIMKGSQRERSLLWKELKRRFLNGQILYKPVY from the exons ATGAAATATACGTTGTTTAATACGTCTAAATTAATGTCGTACACAAAAGTATCAACATTATCAGCTATAGTCAGGGCACGTTCTGATAACATCAGAAGAATATGCTTGTCTCAGGGGAGATTTCGGTCTTCGGTCGCATCTACGCAACCTAAAGAGGTTGAAGGAGGGAAAGAGCAACACGTTGATGGCTGCAAGGTAGTGAAAGCTGTTCAGGCGGATCTGATCAGCCAAACTGAAAAGGGCACAGATGGTCCAACACAGAAGATCGCAATAGACTTTGATAATACTCGAGAAGCTTACAAAAGTAAAGATAACATTGAGTTGCTTAGAAGTCTATTGGTCTTCAAGCTTTGCACATTCGACTTCCTCGTTGACAAGAACAAGGAG TTGATGGACCTCAGTAAGAAGGTCTTTGGCCAGCAACTGTTTGAAAGTCTTATGAAAATGACATTCTACGGACAGTTTGTTGCTGGTGAGGACCACAACTCCATTAAGCCTCTGATCCATAAGAACCAGGCCTTTGGCGTTGGTTCGGTCCTAGACTACAGTGTGGAGGAGGACCTGACCCAAGAAGAGGCAGAGAAGAAGGAGATGGA CGCCTGTGTGTCCGAAGCTGAAAAGGAAAGCCCAG GCATTGACCACCGCGAGAAGAAGTACAAGGCTCACCGTCAGTTTGGGGATCGCCGAGGGGGTGTGATCAGTGCCAGGACATACTTCTATGCTGATGAGGCCAAGTGTGACAACCAGATGGAGACCTTCCTGAATTGCATCAAAGCCTCAG GGGGGGCCTCAGTAGATGGATTTTCTGCCATTAAGATGACGGCCCTGGGACGCCCCCAGTTCCTG CTCCAGTTCTCAGAGGTACTGGTGAAATGGAGGAGGTTCTTCAACCTGCTGGCAGCACATCAGGGGAAGTCTGGCATGGATGCACTGGAGCAGAAACTGGAACTGGGACAGCTGAAG GAGAGTTTAACCAAGCTGGGGGTTGGTAATAAAGACGACATCGAGAACTGGTTTACTGGAGAAAAATTGGGCTCATCGGG AACAATAGACCTTCTGGACTGGAATAGCTTGATCAACGACAGGACATCCATCTCAAACCTGCTCGTCATTCCCAACTATGAG ACTGGTCAACTGGAGCCTTTGTTGAGTaaattcacagttgaagaggagAAACAGATGAAAAGAATGCTGCAGAGAGTGGATGTTCTCGCCAAG CATGCAGTGGGAAATGGGGTGCGGCTGATGGTGGATGCTGAGCAGACATATTTCCAGCCGGCCATCAGCAGACTGACCCTGGAGATGCAGAGGATTTTTAACAGGGAGAAACCCATCATCTTCAACACCTACCAGTGCTACCTCAAG GAAGCCTATGACAACGTGTCAGTGGACGTGGAGCTGTCCCGGCGTGAGGGATGGTACTTTGGGGCCAAGCTGGTGCGTGGAGCTTATATGTACCAGGAGCGGAGCAGGGCGAAGGAGATCGGCTATGAGGACCCCATTAACCCAGACTACGAAGCCACTAACCGGATGTACCACAA GTGTTTAGAGTTTGTGTTGGAGGAGATCAACCAAAACCGAAAGGCTAATGTCATGGTGGCATCTCACAATGAGGACACGGTTAAATTCACCCTGGAAAA GATGAACGAGATGGGGCTGTGCCCCACAGAGAACAAGGTCTACTTTGGACAGCTGCTTGGCATGTGTGACCAAATCAGTTTCCCACTAG GCCAGGCTGGGTTCCCAGTGTACAAATACGTCCCGTACGGACCAGTCAACGAGGTTATCCCCTACCTGTCTCGCCGGGCCCTGGAGAACCGGGGCATAATGAAGGGGTCCCAGAGGGAGCGGAGCCTGCTATGGAAGGAACTCAAACGCAGGTTCCTTAATGGACAGATCCTCTACAAGCCTGTCTATTGA